One window from the genome of Solea solea chromosome 2, fSolSol10.1, whole genome shotgun sequence encodes:
- the zmp:0000000936 gene encoding interleukin-1 receptor type 1 isoform X1, giving the protein MDLNLSLLLFCGLFGIGTGFVQGEAEENCTNYKLQFERVFSVPGDTAMLNTTLVSPGVFDFNSVPYNITWYNSGQVIHNQTGRVLVRGEALWFLNVTLDDDGEYVAILRTPFHCYNQSTRLRVDLPVAGQCGRPLKAEQALTKKANDILSCPLKDYIKKLNSYNINSSLTWYRGCQPIEDQATGQYIYRDKTTLMIKGVDDDNNHAYTCTLTFNLGGIKGSVSETILANVREEYSMAPQLREPTNTTLSAHIGSSLSQPCTVFVPGIGMPFIDILWCAGKKLIRSYDPSDRIYINETKSWQMEDGPHKGWLLEVVLTITELREEDFFINYMCQAQSSRGHPKAYFTLLPADPDLRLPIGSVFVCVTFLFITSVTVYYLFKVDIVLWFRRVFPVLYANKDSDGKLYDAYVAYPQPRAIGFSEEVETFALHTLPQVLEKSCGYKLFIAGRDCLPGEAIVDTVEENIQASRRLLLLYTAATFASKKYTSSSSNNNNLSKNNNSSEGDGGSGEVFDEDGGEVHRDTRQQLECVAAMHRSLLERTLKVVLVELEEISPAQLALFPESVRHLRKKQGAVCWWKEGRKSQRWWTCARTRAADEEKTGQDAQTSPAPSLSPSSRFWKKIRYHMPVRGKRATYPETTALLNL; this is encoded by the exons ATGGATCTGAATCTGAGTCTCCTGCTCTTCTGTGGATTGTTTGGGATCGGTACAGGATTTGTGCAAGGTGAGGCCGAGG AgaactgcaccaactacaagcTCCAGTTTGAAAGGGTTTTCTCGGTCCCCGGAGACACGGCGATGCTCAACACCACGCTGGTGTCTCCAGGAGTCTTTGACTTCAACTCGGTCCCGTACAACATCACCTGGTACAACTCGGGCCAAGTAATACACAACCAGACTGGACGGGTCCTGGTGCGAGGGGAGGCTCTGTGGTTCCTTAATGTCACGCTGGACGATGACGGGGAGTACGTGGCCATACTGAG GACACCTTTTCATTGCTACAATCAGTCCACCAGGCTGAGGGTTGACCTGCCCGTTGCTGGACAGTGTGGAAGACCATTGAAGGCTGAACAAGCACTAACAAAGAAAGCCAATGACATCCTCTCGTGCCCACTGAAGGACTACATCAAAAAACTCAACAGCTACAACATCAATTCCTCGCTCACGTGGTACAGA GGTTGTCAGCCCATAGAAGATCAGGCGACAGGGCAGTACATCTACAGGGACAAGACCACACTGATGATTAAAGGGGTGGACGATGACAACAATCACGCCTACACCTGTACTTTAACCTTCAACCTCGGAGGAATCAAAGGATCCGTGTCAGAGACGATTCTGGCCAATGTCAGAG AGGAGTACTCCATGGCTCCACAGCTGCGTGAACCAACCAATACAACACTCAGTGCACACATTG GTTCCAGTCTCAGCCAACCCTGCACCGTCTTTGTGCCGGGTATTGGAATGCCCTTCATCGACATTCTTTGGTGCGCCGGAAAGAAACTCATCAGATCGTACGATCCCTCTGACCGTATCTACATCAACGAAACAAAATC TTGGCAGATGGAAGACGGACCACATAAAGGCTGGTTGTTGGAGGTTGTGCTGACAATTACTGAGCTAAGGGAGGAAGATTTCTTCATTAACTACATGTGTCAAGCGCAGAGTTCCCGGGGGCATCCTAAAGCATATTTCACTCTGCTACCAGCAG ATCCAGACCTCAGGCTTCCCATCGGGtccgtgtttgtctgtgtgacgTTTCTCTTCATCACCAGCGTCACAGTCTACTACCTTTTCAAGGTGGATATTGTGCTGTGGTTCAGGAGAGTGTTTCCAGTCCTCTATGCGAATAAAG ACTCAGATGGGAAGCTGTACGACGCCTACGTGGCCTACCCACAACCCCGAGCCATCGGATTCAGCGAGGAGGTGGAGACCTTTGCCCTTCACACGCTGCCGCAAGTGTTGGAAAAGTCCTGCGGCTACAAACTGTTCATAGCAGGTCGTGACTGTCTGCCCGGGGAGG CCATAGTGGACACGGTGGAGGAGAACATCCAAGCcagccgccgcctcctcctcctctacaccGCCGCCACCTTCGCCAGCAAGAAAtacacgagcagcagcagcaacaacaacaacctctccaagaacaacaacagcagcgaAGGAGACGGCGGGAGCGGCGAGGTCTTTGACGAGGACGGCGGTGAAGTTCACCGAGacacgaggcagcagctggAGTGTGTGGCGGCCATGCACAGGTCGCTGCTGGAGAGAACGCTCAAG GTGGTTCTGGTGGAGTTGGAGGAGATCAGCCCGGCTCAGCTGGCTCTCTTCCCAGAGTCAGTGCGTCACCTGAGGAAGAAACAGGGTGCGGTTTGTTGGTGGAAAGAGGGGAGGAAAAGTCAAAGGTGGTGGACGTGCGCACGGACGAGAGCGGCGGACGAGGAGAAGACAGGACAGGACGCCCAGACCTCGCCGGCGCCgtccctctctccttcctccaggTTCTGGAAGAAGATCCGATATCACATGCCGGTGAGAGGCAAGAGGGCGACGTACCCGGAGACGACTGCACTGCTGAACTTATGA
- the zmp:0000000936 gene encoding interleukin-1 receptor type 1 isoform X2 encodes MDLNLSLLLFCGLFGIGTGFVQENCTNYKLQFERVFSVPGDTAMLNTTLVSPGVFDFNSVPYNITWYNSGQVIHNQTGRVLVRGEALWFLNVTLDDDGEYVAILRTPFHCYNQSTRLRVDLPVAGQCGRPLKAEQALTKKANDILSCPLKDYIKKLNSYNINSSLTWYRGCQPIEDQATGQYIYRDKTTLMIKGVDDDNNHAYTCTLTFNLGGIKGSVSETILANVREEYSMAPQLREPTNTTLSAHIGSSLSQPCTVFVPGIGMPFIDILWCAGKKLIRSYDPSDRIYINETKSWQMEDGPHKGWLLEVVLTITELREEDFFINYMCQAQSSRGHPKAYFTLLPADPDLRLPIGSVFVCVTFLFITSVTVYYLFKVDIVLWFRRVFPVLYANKDSDGKLYDAYVAYPQPRAIGFSEEVETFALHTLPQVLEKSCGYKLFIAGRDCLPGEAIVDTVEENIQASRRLLLLYTAATFASKKYTSSSSNNNNLSKNNNSSEGDGGSGEVFDEDGGEVHRDTRQQLECVAAMHRSLLERTLKVVLVELEEISPAQLALFPESVRHLRKKQGAVCWWKEGRKSQRWWTCARTRAADEEKTGQDAQTSPAPSLSPSSRFWKKIRYHMPVRGKRATYPETTALLNL; translated from the exons ATGGATCTGAATCTGAGTCTCCTGCTCTTCTGTGGATTGTTTGGGATCGGTACAGGATTTGTGCAAG AgaactgcaccaactacaagcTCCAGTTTGAAAGGGTTTTCTCGGTCCCCGGAGACACGGCGATGCTCAACACCACGCTGGTGTCTCCAGGAGTCTTTGACTTCAACTCGGTCCCGTACAACATCACCTGGTACAACTCGGGCCAAGTAATACACAACCAGACTGGACGGGTCCTGGTGCGAGGGGAGGCTCTGTGGTTCCTTAATGTCACGCTGGACGATGACGGGGAGTACGTGGCCATACTGAG GACACCTTTTCATTGCTACAATCAGTCCACCAGGCTGAGGGTTGACCTGCCCGTTGCTGGACAGTGTGGAAGACCATTGAAGGCTGAACAAGCACTAACAAAGAAAGCCAATGACATCCTCTCGTGCCCACTGAAGGACTACATCAAAAAACTCAACAGCTACAACATCAATTCCTCGCTCACGTGGTACAGA GGTTGTCAGCCCATAGAAGATCAGGCGACAGGGCAGTACATCTACAGGGACAAGACCACACTGATGATTAAAGGGGTGGACGATGACAACAATCACGCCTACACCTGTACTTTAACCTTCAACCTCGGAGGAATCAAAGGATCCGTGTCAGAGACGATTCTGGCCAATGTCAGAG AGGAGTACTCCATGGCTCCACAGCTGCGTGAACCAACCAATACAACACTCAGTGCACACATTG GTTCCAGTCTCAGCCAACCCTGCACCGTCTTTGTGCCGGGTATTGGAATGCCCTTCATCGACATTCTTTGGTGCGCCGGAAAGAAACTCATCAGATCGTACGATCCCTCTGACCGTATCTACATCAACGAAACAAAATC TTGGCAGATGGAAGACGGACCACATAAAGGCTGGTTGTTGGAGGTTGTGCTGACAATTACTGAGCTAAGGGAGGAAGATTTCTTCATTAACTACATGTGTCAAGCGCAGAGTTCCCGGGGGCATCCTAAAGCATATTTCACTCTGCTACCAGCAG ATCCAGACCTCAGGCTTCCCATCGGGtccgtgtttgtctgtgtgacgTTTCTCTTCATCACCAGCGTCACAGTCTACTACCTTTTCAAGGTGGATATTGTGCTGTGGTTCAGGAGAGTGTTTCCAGTCCTCTATGCGAATAAAG ACTCAGATGGGAAGCTGTACGACGCCTACGTGGCCTACCCACAACCCCGAGCCATCGGATTCAGCGAGGAGGTGGAGACCTTTGCCCTTCACACGCTGCCGCAAGTGTTGGAAAAGTCCTGCGGCTACAAACTGTTCATAGCAGGTCGTGACTGTCTGCCCGGGGAGG CCATAGTGGACACGGTGGAGGAGAACATCCAAGCcagccgccgcctcctcctcctctacaccGCCGCCACCTTCGCCAGCAAGAAAtacacgagcagcagcagcaacaacaacaacctctccaagaacaacaacagcagcgaAGGAGACGGCGGGAGCGGCGAGGTCTTTGACGAGGACGGCGGTGAAGTTCACCGAGacacgaggcagcagctggAGTGTGTGGCGGCCATGCACAGGTCGCTGCTGGAGAGAACGCTCAAG GTGGTTCTGGTGGAGTTGGAGGAGATCAGCCCGGCTCAGCTGGCTCTCTTCCCAGAGTCAGTGCGTCACCTGAGGAAGAAACAGGGTGCGGTTTGTTGGTGGAAAGAGGGGAGGAAAAGTCAAAGGTGGTGGACGTGCGCACGGACGAGAGCGGCGGACGAGGAGAAGACAGGACAGGACGCCCAGACCTCGCCGGCGCCgtccctctctccttcctccaggTTCTGGAAGAAGATCCGATATCACATGCCGGTGAGAGGCAAGAGGGCGACGTACCCGGAGACGACTGCACTGCTGAACTTATGA
- the LOC131454476 gene encoding interleukin-1 receptor type 2: protein MTPQSTLTSHHLTIGLVCADRRHHHHRLLLLAHLHTAVIMVWWTVIFAVFIVHQVYGRPRLFPALPVKEGCHVVNPEVEIFRVQGEAVVLSFPLFKSVLRVRNIAPSTASYLITRDDGGEGVAYEGEGRVQQRDKQLWLLPAQASDSGDYICTYRNESYCINGRITLQVFESYSVDVDRLSYHINVPVGESLSFKCPSLSHFNRTDRLIEWYKNSSSSAPHSGSAGSFSRDGGKLLIPAVTRVDAGVYTCRLTVLINQQLYTVSRVVLLHVQGQDPEITSTVSHPSVTSDPGSISSSNTDQVFKPPVIVSPLNGSIFESAHGSALELFCKVLTECGVADSTVVTWLVNGQSLETSYLDRRALQGGRSVTRSSELCQIESRLIVVEITDEDVETQLKCVAHNRAGKQEVVAQIQLEDSTFTWLVVAAVAVSCFLTVVSVFLCVLLKPKRKRKVDYILARQNSTF from the exons ATGACGCCTCAGTCCACGCTCACATCACATCATCTGACCATAGGACTCGTCTGTGCTGACCGCCGCCACCACCAtcaccgcctcctcctcctcgctcacCTCCACACT gctgTCATCATGGTCTGGTGGACTGTGATATTTGCTGTTTTCATCGTTCATCAAGTTTATGGACGACCGCGACTGTTTCCTGCTCTGCCTGTGAAAG AAGGTTGTCACGTGGTGAATCCAGAGGTGGAGATATTCCGAGTGCAGGGTGAAGCCGTCGTCCTGTCGTTCCCGTTGTTTAAGAGCGTGCTGAGAGTTCGCAACATCGCCCCCTCGACCGCATCCTACCTCATCACCAGGGACGACGGGGGAGAGGGCGTGGCCTATGAGGGAGAAGGGCGCGTCCAGCAGCGAGACAAGCAGCTGTGGCTCCTCCCAGCTCAGGCTTCAGACTCGGGGGATTATATCTGCACTTACAG AAATGAAAGTTACTGCATCAACGGGAGAATCACGCTGCAGGTGTTTGAGTCCTACTCTGTGGACGTGGACAGACTGTCCTACCACATCAATGTCCCAGTTGGAGAGAGTCTGTCCTTCAAATGTCCGTCTCTGAGTCACTTcaacaggacagacagactcaTAGAGTGGTACAAG AATTCCAGttcctctgctcctcacagCGGCAGCGCGGGTTCTTTCAGCAGAGACGGCGGAAAACTCCTGATCCCCGCGGTGACGAGAGTGGACGCAGGCGTCTACACCTGCAGACTCACTGTCCTCATCAACCAGCAGCTGTACACCGTCAGCAGAGTCGTCCTGCTCCACGTACAAG GTCAAGACCCTGAAATCACTAGCACTGTATCTCAcccctctgtgacctctgaccccgggTCAattagcagcagcaacacagatCAAG TGTTTAAACCTCCTGTGATTGTTTCACCGTTGAATGGCAGCATTTTTGAAAGTGCTCACG GCTCAGCTCTGGAACTGTTCTGCAAAGTTCTCACCGAATGTGGAGTGGCAGATTCCACGGTGGTCACATGGCTCGTCAACGGCCAATCACTGGAGACGTCGTACCTCGATAGGCGGGCCCTGCAGGGAGGAAGGAG CGTAACCAGGTCGTCCGAACTCTGCCAGATCGAGTCGAGACTTATTGTCGTGGAGATAACGGACGAAGACGTGGAGACGCAGCTGAAGTGCGTCGCTCACAACCGAGcagggaaacaggaagtggtcgcACAGATTCAACTTGAGg ACTCCACGTTCACGTGGCTGGTCGTGGCCGCCGTGGCCGTCTCCTGCTTCCTCACCGTGGTTTCTGTATTTCTCTGCGTCCTCCTCAAACCtaagaggaaaaggaaagtgGATTATATTCTGGCTCGACAAAACAGCACCTTCTAA